The sequence GGTTGGACGTGAAAAGGACTAAACCTCTACTTTTAAGTTTCGCCATGGTGGCAGGAATATAGCAGCCGAACAGGTGTATTTCAAGGTTTTTGACCTGTCACAAATAGAATACCCACCTTGCGGTGGGTAGTGTGCGGCCTACTTCCAAACCCGTTTTTTATTAATGGCTTCCTTTTCCCTAAATGCCTGCTCAAGGTCAATATCAAAATAATTACAGAAGTAGAGCAGGTACATGAAAATGTCTGCCAGCTCCTCGTTCACGCCGCCCACGTGCGATGCCCGGTCAAAGCGCCTGCCTTCCGCTTTCCGTATGGCCTTTGCCAGTTCGCCTACTTCTTCGGTGAACTGCAAGAACTGCCCCATGATGTCGGTGCTGTCAAAACCTCGGTGGGCCATCATGTCCGCCACATACTTCTGGAAGTCTTGCGGTGATGGTTTTTGTGGGAGGTGGAGGGGGTCTTGCTTCATGTGGGCAGTATTTCAAAAGCTGAGGAACTTGGCTATTCGTGGGTACGGTAAGGCAGTATGAGTCGACCAGCTGTAACATCCCGGGTAGTATGAGCCTACATAGTGAAGAAAGGAGATTCTATGCCACTGCCAATCGATATGATCCTTGTCCGGCACGGAGAGAGTGAGGGAAATGTGGTGCACGGCAAGGATTACAGAGGTGAAGACAGGAGCGATGTCCCACGTGAGCATGGGGAACGCCATACTTCGGATTACCGCCTGACCGACAAGGGGATCATGCAGGCAAAGGCTGCTGGGGAGTGGATTAGGAAAAATATCCCCGGCCAGTTTGATAAATACGTAGTCTCTTCTTACGCCCGTGCCCGGGAAACAGCGGGTTACCTGGACTTGCCAGGTGCCGGCTGGGAGATAGACCCCTACCTGGCCGAGCGTAACAGTGGCGACTTAATGAGGATCTCTCGTGCGGAGATAGCGGTTAAGCACGAAGAAAACGCGGCCATCCGCGCGCTTAATGCGTTTTACTGGAACCCGCCAAACGGGGAGTCGCGGTTAGTGGCGGCTTTGCGCTGGGACAGGGTTATTAACTCCCTTGCGCAGCGTTACTCCGATGGCCGGGTAGTGATTGTGGCTCACGGCACCA comes from Verrucomicrobiia bacterium and encodes:
- a CDS encoding histidine phosphatase family protein — encoded protein: MPLPIDMILVRHGESEGNVVHGKDYRGEDRSDVPREHGERHTSDYRLTDKGIMQAKAAGEWIRKNIPGQFDKYVVSSYARARETAGYLDLPGAGWEIDPYLAERNSGDLMRISRAEIAVKHEENAAIRALNAFYWNPPNGESRLVAALRWDRVINSLAQRYSDGRVVIVAHGTIIETAMMRRLHWTVEDFLAWKEDNDPRHEVHNCQVLHFTRKDPKTGQINPSVRWWRTVCPWDLSKGEGEWQAIEKNLLSSKELLQQVEKFPRYIA
- a CDS encoding MazG nucleotide pyrophosphohydrolase domain-containing protein, with protein sequence MKQDPLHLPQKPSPQDFQKYVADMMAHRGFDSTDIMGQFLQFTEEVGELAKAIRKAEGRRFDRASHVGGVNEELADIFMYLLYFCNYFDIDLEQAFREKEAINKKRVWK